One segment of Panicum virgatum strain AP13 chromosome 3K, P.virgatum_v5, whole genome shotgun sequence DNA contains the following:
- the LOC120696801 gene encoding uncharacterized protein LOC120696801 isoform X10 encodes MDFAGMKRRELQALCKRHGLPAGGTNADLVARLDAALSGAAGAEEEDVVGVPERKGCLKRSVGDAGEAKKVTFAVEESRGRRLRSRVVWSPVVAKTRAKRAEAGSTNSAADAGISARAGENVPVRRSRRNSLTAAEAEEVEEAVAVGRKRKPKSQEIAEDVAVSAQPIASCRVTRRSSLSGTTVLLPPAVEKKIGRGKAADVKDKLVTEEQAAEAQGLSAAEPPTVVESKRSRRKGPDVQNSSWLEVFATRTTKSHSVEAVVMPPPVIENKRKRKSGDAQPYVELRPVAEVPRNDAPVTRSLRNRVVQVNNSIVEETHTSQQPESKLLPVAEVPRNDAPVTRSLRNRVVQVNNSIVEETHTNQQPENKTRPTRPATCRNQQVASSMVEEEKEEVAAPSKAPPSKRSRRNNSRASNSNSGSNKLTSAPVEAKDTKIAHPSTHHNAKAEDVEKQPIVNAPVRRSTRKSVVPAMLDNEKGLIENPEAHARRSMRRSIVPVKDIKGAGEEIQNAKGEDAVKQPAVKNPVRRSTRKSVVSAMLEKEKVLIAEENPEAHVRRSTRKSVVPVKDISCVGEDIQNAKSDNVEKQLVVNQPVRHSSRKSILPDTLENESGSLVAETNAKARVRARKSLLPNKCNKEDPDHSKMTRNENFQIGKCEDDKQQKVKEPVRRSRRSVDAVMLEEQNKGLHEGLMSTIPVRRSTHKSVALNVVEKAGRRQSGVGTRRLKARDKLTDHAVAVPVVTAGNELQVDVQNNQDLTVKSPNHNLSDGNETHPGSDKFVSCERVGEEGLKLREHRMSQVGTSSSANDFCDMEDFSGQKFRKQQSTQTPFEKDNTGANYDKPQRVQQASTFLTSKGRSSKRRQTRTTAPEEVMSAEEANDGMVVREETMGAHKASHEYSKESSSRTQEICQVSATSEGFSSGPLLATVTLPDEIYTTQSVHKVIPPSETGGLAKESSEKSKQPQEHSDIQADDSHLSEIRNGELDQSSSIAELLPHSGFVTEDKILIGEDVLPVDFTVGDDEGQSPVSGQGRVAWEANTSESGEKNLADARSTGLHTKSLQHDTGIVAKESESGEDVVPMSFTSEEHGIKYPVSPVAVERSVIGEASGSALQISDSNQEIYCDVIAEGSVGAADLGSCPSSGGKGNPLLKNLHDSILPLMNSAQRCSSDGRRSSFGLEFLLEDCKENCSRNVENIAVEVDGGNKPSTCVTPDFYAGSDCGLEDEDVQHTGFDADKKLDVDQDAAEEEVVVEEKSYGEHIAAKTDLRTKLNGELTGLDMESDCSIAEKDVKLVEDNPDDEVTVQVQPANVQEGDSEKPSQFSATPECKHECGLPDEAVLHSKKNKGCLSSEEQSPFGLQSLFSQQSIEKSVECGALASATVHAENGFDELKYGHVKCSLKKTHVSEPFSQLDTNEDTCTISQNDDCMFISQQDNGIEGLSKASLDEELVPSGFSLDAKHIKEVTNSEEVACKGEGSKELVHSDDIKASSEKTDVNGPDTIENSSFSFATPGYKHDDALSEEAVRTMKKYAGTCSSNPRELLMDLQSLFSKENIEGSDPHHGLAFSSAESPGDESIDVKQQVEVHLGSNPSQLESTDLLDERSKTEVLHQGHKGLCSEDSEEQVASGPFTNDIVEAAAARYIENEPVLLPSEERSNLKDGQLNSKRESPIVMEFSLNFNKDVDVTRSIMDIVDQRTPSGSALPEDCRTDHNPQREFLDVCSVESSLQGSTMFTNKIDSGVAGTIGNPSFSLATPDRGHEGALSEEAVCKMKKYTGTCSADPRHLLMEMQSLLSEGSTEKSDSHDVAFSSSEPESGRNEPTVFHVEKLVYTLVSSEPDMYQGLCQDLSRAEEKESCISISMQLNPELEDDEVEKHSLNCEKDTSQILGITRSVQSKTSLLPKDSHTIYWKEQELPNDLSPLKSGICQSHGQKHIVESNSRLLNCDTEVLHQDHKDERNIHNVDKTIPKVLENDMPEAAPIERMESATLLPSVAGKPEISDELLNTNLSDEGEKHSFSSDKYTIKDFCTGSTKNDLFPLPKDCHIDSCKKQEVPDVLYLPKSPEESANCQDESVSGSGPCQTSWQQCINESSSVQVTSNIEVFNQNHEESNQNNEGQITPIPSIVSEAADTERSEREIGLTPPAGPSALPDEQLNTEVECHGAEHSCCYDEHTLSLFDTESLYSKASSLLKDSRKDPPPGDLSAPRSPEESTVFPNSSVPESESVKAAGEEVQTNSVPSCRVSKFPAL; translated from the exons ATGGATTTCGCGGGGATGAAGCGGCGGGAGCTGCAGGCGCTCTGCAAGCGGCAcggcctccccgccggcggcacCAACGCCGACCTCGTCGcccgcctcgacgccgcgcTCTCG GGGGCCGCTGGTGCGGAAGAGGAGGATGTGGTCGGAGTACCAGAGAGGAAGGGGTGTCTGAAGCGCTCGGTCGGAGATGCTGGCGAGGCGAAAAAGGTGACTTTTGCGGTGGAGGAATCGAGGGGGAGGAGGCTGAGGTCTCGGGTCGTCTGGTCGCCCGTCGTTGCCAAGACAAGGGCGAAGCGTGCTGAAGCTGGTAGTACTAATTCTGCTGCTGATGCTGGAATTTCTGCAAGGGCAGGTGAAAATGTTCCAgtgaggcggtccaggaggaaTTCTTTGACTGCTGCCGAGGCCGAGGAAGTAGAAGAAGCCGTTGCTGTTGGCAGGAAACGAAAGCCGAAGAGCCAGGAGATTGCTGAGGACGTTGCTGTCAGTGCTCAGCCTATAGCTTCTTGCAGAGTCACGAGGAGGTCGAGCTTGTCAGGAACCACGGTTCTATTGCCTCCTGCTGTTGAGAAGAAGATAGGGAGGGGGAAGGCAGCAGATGTTAAGGATAAACTTGTTACTGAGGAGCAGGCTGCTGAGGCTCAAGGTTTGTCTGCAGCGGAGCCACCTACAGTTGTGGAGAGTAAGAGGAGCAGGAGGAAGGGACCTGATGTGCAGAATTCATCATGGTTGGAAGTATTCGCCACCAGGACCACAAAATCCCACTCAGTAGAAGCTGTTGTGATGCCGCCCCCAGTGATTGAGaacaagaggaagaggaagtcaGGAGATGCACAACCATATGTAGAGCTGCGTCCAGTTGCAGAGGTGCCTAGAAATGATGCTCCTGTCACCAGGTCTTTGAGGAACAGGGTTGTCCAGGTTAACAACAGTATTGTGGAGGAAACTCACACCAGCCAGCAGCCAGAAAGCAAGTTGCTTCCAGTTGCAGAGGTGCCTAGAAATGATGCTCCTGTCACCAGGTCTTTGAGGAACAGGGTTGTCCAGGTTAACAACAGTATTGTGGAGGAAACTCACACTAACCAGCAGCCAGAAAATAAGACGCGGCCTACTAGACCAGCTACGTGCAGGAATCAACAGGTTGCATCTTCTATGgtggaagaagagaaagaagaagTTGCTGCTCCTAGTAAGGCCCCTCCATCGAAGCGATCAAGGAGAAACAATTCCAGGGCCAGTAATTCAAATTCAGGAAGCAACAAATTGACTAGTGCTCCAGTGGAGGCCAAAGACACAAAAATAGCTCACCCATCGACACACCATAATGCTAAGGCTGAAGATGTGGAGAAGCAACCAATAGTCAATGCACCTGTTAGGCGATCAACACGTAAATCTGTTGTCCCAGCTATGCTTGATAATGAGAAGGGTCTAATTGAGAACCCTGAAGCACATGCTAGGAGATCAATGCGGAGATCTATTGTGCCGGTAAAGGATATCAAAGGTGCTGGTGAAGAGATTCAGAATGCTAAGGGTGAAGATGCTGTGAAGCAGCCAGCAGTTAAAAACCCTGTTAGGCGATCAACACGTAAATCAGTTGTCTCAGCCATGCTTGAGAAAGAGAAGGTTCTCATTGCAGAAGAGAACCCAGAAGCACACGTTAGGAGATCAACGCGGAAATCCGTTGTTCCAGTTAAAGATATTAGCTGTGTTGGTGAAGACATTCAAAATGCTAAGAGTGACAATGTGGAGAAGCAATTAGTTGTGAATCAACCTGTCAGGCATTCATCACGTAAATCTATTCTGCCAGATACACTTGAGAACGAGAGTGGATCTCTAGTTGCAGAAACGAATGCTAAGGCACGTGTTAGGGCACGGAAGTCTCTTCTTCCTAATAAGTGTAACAAGGAGGACCCAGATCACAGTAAAATGACCAGAAACGAGAACTTTCAAATTGGTAAATGTGAAGATGACAAACAACAAAAAGTAAAGGAACCTGTTAGGCGATCAAGGAGATCTGTTGATGCAGTGATGCTTGAGGAACAAAATAAGGGTCTTCATGAGGGACTAATGTCAACAATTCCTGTGAGGAGATCAACACATAAATCTGTTGCTCTCAATGTAGTTGAAAAGGCTGGAAGGAGACAGTCAGGAGTTGGAACAAGGAGGCTGAAAGCAAGAGATAAACTTACAGACCATGCTGTGGCTGTGCCTGTGGTTACTGCTGGAAACGAATTGCAGGTTGATGTGCAGAACAATCAAGACCTGACAGTCAAATCTCCAAATCATAATTTATCTGATGGTAATGAGACACATCCTGGTTCGGACAAGTTTGTGTCATGTGAGAGAGTTGGTGAAGAGGGCTTGAAATTGAGAGAGCACAGAATGTCTCAAGTGGGAACATCATCTTCAGCCAATGATTTCTGTGATATGGAAGATTTTAGTGGACAGAAATTCAGGAAGCAACAGAGCACGCAGACCCCATTTGAAAAAGATAACACAGGAGCTAACTATGATAAGCCACAGAGAGTACAGCAGGCATCAACTTTCTTAACTTCAAAGGGAAGGTCTTCAAAGAGGAGGCAGACAAGGACAACTGCtccagaagaagttatgtccgCCGAGGAGGCAAATGATGGCATGGTTGTCAGGGAAGAAACAATGGGCGCACATAAAGCGTCTCATGAATATAGTAAGGAGTCTAGTAGCAGAACTCAAGAAATTTGTCAGGTTAGTGCCACAAGCGAAGGGTTCTCTTCAGGTCCATTGCTTGCCACAGTAACACTCCCTGATGAGATTTACACAACACAGAGTGTGCATAAGGTGATACCTCCATCAGAAACTGGTGGACTTGCAAAGGAAAGTTCAGAGAAGAGTAAACAACCTCAAGAACACTCTGACATTCAAGCTGATGATAGCCATTTATCTGAAATAAGAAATGGGGAATTGGATCAATCATCGAGCATCGCGGAACTACTCCCACACAGTGGTTTTGTCACAGAGGACAAAATATTAATTGGTGAAG ATGTTTTGCCTGTTGACTTCACTGTTGGAGATGATGAAGGGCAAAGCCCTGTATCTGGGCAAGGGAGAGTTGCCTGGGAAGCAAATACAAGTGAGTCTGGAGAAAAGAACCTAGCTGATGCCAGGTCCACTGGTCTCCACACCAAAAGTCTGCAACATGATACTGGCATAGTAGCTAAAGAGTCTGAGTCTGGTGAAG ATGTTGTGCCAATGAGTTTCACTAGTGAAGAGCATGGAATAAAATATCCAGTAAGCCCTGTTGCTGTGGAAAGGAGTGTTATTGGTGAAG CTTCGGGATCTGCCTTACAAATATCAGACAGTAATCAAGAAATATACTGTGATGTGATTGCTGAAGGAAGCGTTGGAGCTGCTGATCTGGGGAGCTGTCCCAGCAGTGGTGGAAAAGGGAACCCCCTTTTGAAAAATCTGCATGACAGTATTCTTCCATTAATGAATTCTGCTCAGAGatgttcatcagatggaagACGTTCGTCATTTGGTCTTGAGTTTCTGTTAGAAGACTGCAAAGAAAACTGTTCCAGAAATGTCGAAAATATTGCTGTAGAAGTTGATGGTGGAAACAAACCTAGCACCTGTGTAACTCCTGATTTCTATGCGGGATCAGATTGTGGTCTGGAAGATGAGGATGTGCAACATACTGGATTTGATGCTGATAAGAAACTTGATGTGGATCAGGATGCCGCAGAAGAAG AAGTAGTTGTTGAGGAAAAAAGTTATGGTGAACACATTGCTGCCAAAACTGACCTAAGAACAAAGTTAAATGGTGAACTTACTGGTCTTGATATGGAATCAGATTGTAGCATTGCTGAAAAGGACGTGAAGCTTGTTGAAGATAATCCTGATGATGAAGTTACAGTTCAGGTCCAGCCGGCTAATGTACAAGAAG GTGATTCTGAGAAGCCTTCACAATTTTCAGCAACACCAGAGTGTAAACATGAATGTGGTTTGCCCGACGAAGCAGTATTGCAttcaaagaagaacaagggaTGTTTATCAAGTGAAGAACAATCACCATTTGGCCTACAATCCCTGTTCTCGCAGCAAAGTATAGAAAAATCTGTGGAGTGTGGAGCCCTTGCTTCTGCAACAGTTCATGCAGAAAATGGATTTGATGAATTAAAATATGGCCATGTGAAGTGTTCACTAAAAAAGACTCATGTGTCAGAACCTTTTTCACAACTTGATACTAATGAAGACACCTGTACCATTTCCCAAAATGATGATTGTATGTTCATATCCCAACAAGATAATGGAATAGAAG GATTATCAAAGGCAAGTCTTGATGAAGAATTGGTTCCATCAGGCTTTTCGTTGGACGCAAAGCACATAAAAGA GGTCACTAATTCTGAGGAAGTAGCCTGTAAGGGTGAAGGAAGTAAGGAACTTGTCCATTCTGATGACATTAAAGCTTCATCTGAAAAAACAGATGTCAATGGGCCAG ATACTATTGAAAATTCTTCATTTAGTTTTGCAACTCCTGGTTATAAACATGATGATGCTTTGTCTGAGGAAGCAGTGCGCACAATGAAGAAATATGCTGGAACATGCTCATCAAATCCCAGAGAATTACTTATGGACCTGCAGTCCCTGTTCTCAAAGGAAAACATTGAAGGATCTGATCCGCATCATGGACTTGCATTCTCAAGTGCTGAAAGTCCAGGAGATGAATCAATTGATGTGAAACAACAGGTTGAGGTACATCTTGGTTCTAATCCATCTCAGTTAGAATCAACTGATCTCTTGGATGAACGTTCCAAGACTGAAGTGCTGCATCAGGGTCATAAAGGTCTATGCAGTGAGGATAGTGAAGAGCAAGTTGCTTCTGGACCCTTCACAAATGATAttgtggaggctgctgctgccagaTACATAGAAAATGAACCTGTGCTGCTCCCGTCCGAAGAAAGATCAAATTTGAAAGATGGGCAGCTTAACTCCAAGCGGGAAAGCCCAATAGTTATGGAATTTAGCCTGAACTTTAATAAAGATGTAGATGTTACTAGGTCTATTATGGATATTGTTGATCAAAGAACTCCATCTGGTTCGGCTTTACCAGAAGATTGTCGTACAGATCATAACCCACAACGAGAGTTTTTAGATGTCTGCTCAGTGGAATCTTCTCTTCAAGGGTCGACAATGTTTACTAATAAAATTGATTCTGGTGTAGCAG GTACTATTGGGAACCCTTCATTTAGTTTAGCAACTCCTGATCGTGGACATGAAGGTGCTTTGTCTGAGGAAGCAGTGTGCAAAATGAAAAAATATACTGGGACATGCTCGGCAGATCCCAGACATTTACTCATGGAGATGCAGTCTCTTTTGTCAGAGGGAAGCACTGAAAAATCCGATTCGCATGATGTTGCATTTTCAAGTTCCGAACCCGAAAGCGGAAGAAATGAACCTACTGTTTTCCATGTTGAGAAACTGGTTTACACACTTGTTTCTTCAGAACCTGATATGTACCAAGGCCTTTGTCAAGATCTCAGCAGAGCTGAAGAAAAAGAGAGCTGCATATCTATTTCCATGCAACTAAATCCTGAGCTGGAGGACGATGAAGTGGAGAAACACAGCTTAAACTGTGAGAAAGACACCAGCCAGATTCTTGGTATAACTAGATCTGTGCAGAGCAAAACATCCCTTTTACCCAAGGACAGTCATACCATTTATTGGAAGGAACAGGAGCTACCAAATGACTTATCCCCACTTAAATCTG GAATTTGTCAATCTCACGGCCAGAAGCACATAGTTGAAAGTAACTCCAGGCTATTGAATTGTGATACTGAAGTGCTCCATCAAGATCATAAAGACGAAAGAAACATACATAATGTAGACAAAACCATCCCAAAAGTTCTTGAAAATGACATGCCTGAAGCAGCCCCAATTGAACGAATGGAAAGTGCAACACTGCTGCCCTCAGTTGCTGGAAAGCCAGAAATTTCTGATGAGCTGCTTAACACCAACCTGAGTGATGAAGGTGAGAAACACAGCTTTAGTTCTGATAAATATACAATTAAAGATTTCTGTACTGGGTCCACGAAAAATGATCTGTTCCCTCTGCCCAAGGACTGCCATATAGACTCTTGCAAGAAACAGGAGGTCCCAGATGTCCTTTATTTACCTAAATCTCCTGAAGAATCTGCAAATTGTCAGGATGAGAGTGTTTCAGGATCAG GACCTTGTCAGACTAGTTGGCAGCAGTGTATAAATGAAAGCAGCAGTGTGCAGGTGACTTCTAATATTGAAGTGTTCAATCAAAATCATGAGGAAAGCAACCAAAATAATGAAGGCCAAATTACTCCTATTCCAAGTATTGTCTCTGAAGCTGCAGATACTGAAAGATCAGAAAGGGAAATAGGTCTGACCCCTCCTGCAGGACCGTCAGCATTGCCGGATGAGCAGCTTAACACGGAGGTGGAGTGCCACGGAGCTGAACACAGCTGTTGCTATGATGAGCACACTTTGAGCTTATTTGATACTGAATCGCTGTACAGCAAAGCATCCAGTTTGCTTAAAGACAGTCGCAAGGATCCTCCTCCAGGTGATCTATCTGCTCCAAGATCTCCTGAGGAATCTACAGTTTTTCCAAACTCCTCTGTTCCGGAATCA GAATCTGTCAAAGCAGCAGGCGAAGAGGTACAGACGAACTCCGTGCCAAGCTGCAGAGTTTCAAAGTTTCCAGCACTGTAA